The following are from one region of the Hymenobacter sp. YIM 151858-1 genome:
- a CDS encoding ferritin-like domain-containing protein produces the protein MDLFKLITEIEKVDPEVYDRFDSRRRVFKHFGTMGKAVTAATLPALFSGLFTRAYGQTGTLPAEIAAVLNLALQLEYLEFYFYDTGLKSANLIPAAERPGIEKIRNDESGHIKVLRGALGSQAFSQTDPPVTAFDYTGGGRFPDVFTNQATYFGVAQGFVDTGVRAYKGGAPVLMPNKDLLEAALNIHSVEARHSSHIRSIRRGGPGAMPDLNNLNQKPKSWISGTDNGGSAPPTTAPIYGPGTPATGGATDIFFPAESNITQAGVNIQTNTTGIAITVAGASESFDEPLDANTVKSIARLFRAPGNTVLFA, from the coding sequence ATGGATCTGTTTAAACTGATTACCGAAATAGAGAAAGTAGACCCCGAAGTGTACGACCGGTTCGACTCGCGCCGGCGCGTGTTCAAGCACTTCGGCACCATGGGCAAAGCCGTAACGGCCGCTACCCTGCCGGCGCTGTTCAGCGGCCTGTTTACGCGCGCCTACGGCCAAACCGGCACCCTGCCCGCCGAAATTGCCGCCGTGCTCAACCTGGCCCTGCAGCTCGAGTACCTGGAGTTCTACTTCTATGACACGGGCCTGAAATCGGCCAACCTGATTCCGGCCGCCGAGCGCCCCGGCATCGAGAAAATCCGCAACGACGAGTCGGGCCACATCAAGGTGCTGCGCGGCGCCCTGGGCTCGCAGGCCTTCAGCCAAACCGACCCGCCCGTTACCGCCTTCGACTACACCGGCGGCGGCCGTTTCCCGGATGTGTTCACCAACCAGGCCACGTACTTCGGGGTGGCCCAGGGCTTCGTGGATACCGGCGTGCGCGCCTACAAAGGCGGCGCCCCCGTGCTGATGCCCAACAAGGATTTGCTGGAAGCTGCCCTGAACATTCACTCGGTGGAGGCGCGGCACTCGTCGCACATCCGCAGCATCCGGCGCGGCGGCCCCGGCGCCATGCCCGACCTGAACAACCTCAACCAGAAGCCCAAGAGCTGGATTTCGGGTACCGACAACGGCGGCTCGGCACCGCCCACCACCGCCCCGATTTACGGCCCCGGCACCCCGGCCACCGGCGGCGCCACGGATATCTTCTTCCCGGCCGAAAGCAACATCACCCAGGCCGGCGTGAACATCCAGACCAATACCACCGGTATTGCCATTACGGTGGCGGGCGCCTCCGAGTCGTTCGACGAGCCCCTCGACGCCAACACCGTGAAGAGCATTGCGCGCTTGTTCCGGGCACCGGGCAACACCGTGCTGTTTGCCTAA
- a CDS encoding ferritin-like domain-containing protein, whose product MATTKHSPEQEEATQGGALLQPIQRRSFLRYAGFSACATGLLLAGCGDDDDDDVQNAVDVGSGDNGVLNYAYALEQLEAAFYAQIKTGTYYTGLAASSAERMILDDLAIHEKAHADFFKTALGSAAIKQLEPDFSSVNFNDRSSVLNAAKAFEDLGVAAYNGAGRFIQTPAYLVLAGKIVSVEARHAALIRDLLAYNSFVDNDVVDLFSPTSATSGPGVGNGTGLERSKRPAEVLTTANQFLKPGSKVSANSLR is encoded by the coding sequence ATGGCCACGACCAAACACTCTCCAGAGCAGGAGGAGGCAACGCAGGGCGGAGCGCTCTTGCAACCCATCCAGCGGCGCTCGTTTTTGCGCTATGCTGGTTTCTCGGCCTGTGCCACCGGCCTGCTGCTCGCCGGCTGCGGCGACGACGATGACGACGATGTGCAAAACGCCGTCGACGTAGGCTCGGGCGACAACGGGGTGCTGAACTACGCCTACGCGCTGGAGCAGCTGGAGGCCGCGTTCTACGCCCAGATAAAAACTGGCACCTACTACACAGGCCTGGCCGCGAGCAGCGCCGAGCGCATGATCCTCGACGACCTGGCCATTCATGAGAAAGCCCACGCCGATTTCTTTAAAACGGCCTTGGGCAGCGCCGCCATCAAGCAGCTGGAGCCCGATTTCTCGTCCGTTAATTTCAACGACCGCAGCAGCGTGCTCAACGCCGCCAAAGCGTTCGAAGACCTAGGGGTGGCCGCCTACAACGGCGCCGGCCGCTTTATTCAAACGCCGGCCTACCTGGTGCTGGCGGGCAAAATTGTATCGGTAGAGGCACGCCACGCGGCGCTTATCCGCGACCTGCTGGCGTACAACTCGTTTGTCGACAACGATGTGGTGGATCTGTTCTCGCCCACTTCGGCTACCTCGGGCCCGGGCGTAGGCAACGGCACCGGCCTGGAGCGCTCCAAGCGCCCGGCCGAAGTACTGACCACGGCCAACCAGTTTCTGAAGCCGGGCTCGAAGGTAAGCGCCAACAGCCTGCGCTAA
- a CDS encoding ferritin-like domain-containing protein, with translation MNLFKILSDLEQVDPEVMGRLNSRRDAFASLGNMAKKFALASAPIAIGSVFNKALAQSGSSVTDVLNYALLLERLEEAFYVQALAAPTLAVNLSSGSAARAAIQKIKDNETAHVQLLASALGSAAAPAPRGFDFGNAFATYNSFLTFAQAFEDLGVRAYKGQAGALKGAPNNVLQTALQIHSVEARHAAHIRMMRRAAAGGGVQQFGWITNKEANGAPEPIYGGGNPVADHPAEDNLMQAGVNLTSLGYTAAEVSEAFDEPLDRGTVTTLATPYVRA, from the coding sequence ATGAACCTGTTCAAGATTCTTTCCGACCTGGAACAAGTTGACCCGGAGGTAATGGGCCGACTGAACTCCCGTCGCGATGCATTTGCGTCGCTGGGCAACATGGCCAAAAAGTTTGCTTTGGCTTCGGCGCCCATCGCCATTGGCTCGGTATTCAACAAAGCCCTGGCCCAATCGGGCAGCAGCGTAACCGATGTGCTGAACTACGCTCTGCTGCTGGAGCGCCTCGAAGAAGCGTTTTACGTGCAGGCCCTGGCCGCCCCCACGCTGGCCGTAAACCTGAGCTCGGGCAGCGCGGCGCGCGCCGCCATCCAGAAAATCAAAGACAACGAAACCGCCCACGTGCAGCTGCTGGCCTCGGCCCTGGGCAGCGCCGCGGCTCCGGCTCCGCGCGGCTTCGATTTCGGCAACGCCTTTGCCACCTACAACTCGTTCCTGACGTTTGCGCAGGCTTTCGAAGACCTAGGCGTGCGCGCTTACAAAGGCCAGGCCGGTGCCCTGAAGGGCGCCCCCAACAACGTGCTGCAAACGGCGCTGCAAATTCACTCGGTGGAGGCGCGCCACGCGGCCCACATCCGGATGATGCGCCGCGCCGCGGCGGGCGGCGGTGTTCAGCAGTTCGGCTGGATTACCAACAAGGAAGCCAACGGCGCGCCCGAGCCCATTTACGGTGGCGGCAACCCCGTAGCCGACCACCCGGCCGAGGACAACCTGATGCAGGCCGGCGTAAACCTTACCTCGCTCGGCTACACCGCTGCCGAAGTAAGCGAAGCCTTCGACGAGCCGCTCGACCGCGGCACCGTAACCACGCTGGCTACGCCCTACGTGCGCGCTTAA
- a CDS encoding ferritin-like domain-containing protein, with amino-acid sequence MATQQHHTGPEETSVGNRLVQPIDRRLFLRYTGLTACATGLLLAGCDDDDDENMATDAVKLGSGDIGVLNYAYALEQLEAAFYAQVVATPYSGITAEERTIMQGIAKHEAVHRDFFKAALANNAIKGLTPDFSKVNFNDRTSVLNTARTFEDLGVAAYNGAGPLLQSTAFLTLAGKIVSVEARHAAMIRDLISNGSFANDVVNAQGLDQALSVADVLTAAQPFIKDKIDGSQVGR; translated from the coding sequence ATGGCCACCCAACAACACCACACCGGCCCCGAGGAGACAAGCGTGGGCAACCGGCTGGTTCAGCCCATCGACCGGCGCTTGTTTTTGCGCTACACCGGCCTTACCGCCTGCGCTACGGGCCTGCTGCTCGCCGGCTGCGACGATGACGACGACGAAAACATGGCCACCGACGCCGTAAAGCTCGGCTCGGGCGACATCGGGGTGCTGAACTACGCCTACGCGCTGGAGCAGCTGGAGGCCGCGTTCTACGCCCAGGTGGTGGCTACGCCTTACAGCGGCATCACGGCCGAGGAGCGCACCATTATGCAAGGCATTGCCAAGCACGAGGCCGTGCACCGCGACTTCTTTAAAGCCGCGCTGGCCAACAACGCCATCAAAGGCCTCACGCCCGATTTCTCGAAGGTGAACTTCAACGACCGCACCAGCGTGCTGAACACGGCCCGCACGTTTGAGGACCTAGGGGTGGCCGCCTACAACGGGGCCGGCCCGCTGCTTCAGAGCACGGCTTTCCTGACGCTGGCCGGCAAAATTGTGTCGGTTGAAGCGCGCCACGCGGCCATGATTCGCGACCTGATCAGCAACGGCAGCTTTGCCAACGACGTGGTAAACGCCCAGGGCCTCGACCAGGCTTTGTCGGTAGCCGATGTGCTCACGGCCGCGCAGCCCTTCATCAAAGACAAAATCGACGGTAGCCAGGTCGGCCGCTAG
- a CDS encoding BatD family protein, with product MPWRLIFSFWGWLWLMGLAAPAAWAQAPAQPPAAASAPPTGQQAALELGRTTFPINEYFTIAIRLSGAPLEKYSAFPDIEGFKKSGKTSTTTTRTTQGRSTVELVLTQRYAAFVEGDFTLKPFSLNVNGQVLRSAGAVLHVVPQPAATPPAAATPGAQAPSAGAPPAGKQPLQGIGLLDQLLGKPKPQEYIEQPDQAFLSVEPNKNTAWVGEPVHVGLYLYLAPTDQGLLDFHRFAEQLPTLLRQLRQPGAWEETFDETNIRPDSVRVGGKPFLRYRLHEAVYYPLSTRPLSFPVVGLQMIKYRLAKRPLPGSDSRVIGYKTYYSRPRTVQVKALPAPPAGLGAAAVGRYTLREGIDRTSYQTGQTIGYTLVVEGEGNLTALTPPVARAPVGVEVYGPETRQEVTRANGRVTGRKIMRYRLVPSRPGLLNLGDILAVPTFDFATGRYRTLRSDLTLQVSGPAVAPPQEVTAFVRTDAFYQQQLAKASSTLQDLDTPRQVRRYANFVLAVLLTVAVFGWWTARDRP from the coding sequence ATGCCTTGGCGACTGATTTTTTCTTTCTGGGGGTGGCTTTGGCTGATGGGCCTCGCCGCGCCGGCGGCATGGGCGCAGGCTCCGGCTCAGCCCCCGGCCGCTGCCAGCGCGCCGCCCACGGGCCAGCAGGCGGCCCTGGAGCTGGGGCGCACTACGTTTCCCATCAACGAGTACTTCACCATTGCCATTCGGCTCAGCGGCGCCCCGCTCGAGAAGTACTCCGCCTTTCCGGATATCGAAGGCTTCAAAAAGAGCGGCAAAACCTCTACCACCACCACGCGCACCACGCAAGGGCGCAGCACCGTGGAGCTGGTGCTCACGCAGCGCTATGCCGCCTTTGTCGAGGGCGACTTCACGCTTAAACCTTTCAGCCTGAACGTAAACGGGCAGGTGCTGCGCTCGGCCGGGGCGGTATTGCACGTGGTGCCGCAGCCCGCCGCTACACCGCCTGCGGCCGCTACCCCAGGCGCACAGGCACCTTCGGCAGGCGCTCCGCCCGCCGGCAAGCAGCCGCTGCAAGGCATTGGCTTGCTCGATCAGCTGCTGGGCAAGCCCAAGCCACAGGAGTACATCGAGCAGCCCGACCAAGCGTTTCTATCCGTCGAGCCCAACAAAAACACCGCGTGGGTGGGCGAGCCGGTGCACGTAGGCCTGTACCTGTACCTGGCGCCTACCGATCAGGGCCTGCTCGATTTTCACCGCTTTGCCGAGCAACTGCCCACCTTGCTGCGCCAGCTGCGCCAACCCGGCGCCTGGGAAGAAACCTTCGACGAAACCAACATCCGGCCCGATTCGGTGCGGGTGGGCGGTAAGCCGTTTTTGCGCTACCGGCTGCACGAAGCGGTGTATTACCCGCTAAGCACCCGGCCGCTCAGCTTTCCGGTGGTGGGGCTGCAAATGATAAAGTATCGGCTGGCCAAGCGCCCCTTGCCCGGCTCCGATAGCCGCGTAATCGGCTACAAAACGTACTACTCGCGGCCCCGCACGGTGCAGGTAAAAGCGTTGCCCGCGCCGCCTGCCGGCCTGGGTGCTGCGGCCGTAGGCCGATACACCCTGCGTGAAGGCATCGACCGGACCAGCTACCAAACCGGCCAAACCATAGGCTACACGCTGGTGGTGGAGGGCGAAGGCAACCTTACGGCCCTGACGCCGCCCGTGGCCCGCGCTCCGGTGGGCGTGGAGGTGTACGGCCCCGAAACCCGCCAGGAGGTAACCCGCGCCAACGGCCGCGTAACCGGGCGCAAAATCATGCGCTACCGCCTGGTACCCAGCCGGCCCGGCCTCCTGAACCTAGGCGACATACTGGCGGTACCCACCTTCGACTTCGCGACTGGCCGCTACCGCACCCTGCGCTCCGACCTTACGCTGCAGGTAAGCGGCCCGGCCGTAGCGCCCCCGCAGGAGGTAACTGCTTTCGTGCGCACCGATGCGTTTTATCAGCAGCAACTCGCCAAGGCCAGCAGTACCCTGCAAGACCTCGATACGCCCCGGCAGGTGCGTCGCTACGCCAACTTTGTGCTGGCGGTGTTGCTGACGGTTGCCGTGTTCGGCTGGTGGACGGCCCGCGACCGGCCCTAG
- a CDS encoding uridine kinase family protein, protein MQQPFIVGITGGSASGKTTFLRRLLASFSADEICLISQDNYYHPREVQQVDSQGVTNFDLPSSIDSAAYAADVLRISQGLEVRRKEYTFNNPNAPATELVFKPAPIVVVEGIFVFYFEEVAKLLDLKVYIDAREHVKVLRRIVRDRDERGYDLEDVLYRYTHHVAPTYEKYIKPFKHDADIIIPNNRHFDRGLEVLVAYLRSKVNASQVS, encoded by the coding sequence ATGCAACAACCTTTCATCGTTGGTATCACCGGCGGCAGCGCTTCCGGCAAAACCACCTTTCTGCGCCGCCTGCTCGCCTCGTTTTCAGCCGACGAAATCTGCCTGATTTCGCAGGACAACTACTACCACCCCCGCGAGGTACAGCAAGTCGACTCGCAGGGGGTTACCAATTTCGACCTCCCCTCTTCCATCGATTCGGCGGCGTATGCGGCCGACGTGCTGCGCATCAGCCAGGGCCTGGAGGTGCGCCGCAAGGAGTACACCTTCAACAACCCCAACGCCCCCGCCACGGAGTTGGTGTTTAAGCCTGCCCCCATTGTGGTGGTGGAGGGCATCTTCGTGTTTTACTTCGAGGAAGTGGCCAAGCTGCTCGATCTGAAGGTATACATCGATGCGCGGGAACACGTGAAAGTGCTGCGCCGCATTGTGCGCGACCGTGACGAGCGCGGCTACGACCTGGAGGACGTGCTGTACCGCTACACCCACCACGTAGCGCCGACGTACGAGAAGTACATCAAGCCCTTTAAGCACGACGCAGACATCATCATCCCCAACAACCGCCACTTCGACCGCGGCCTGGAGGTGCTGGTGGCCTACCTGCGCTCCAAGGTAAACGCCTCGCAGGTGTCCTAG
- a CDS encoding non-canonical purine NTP diphosphatase, producing the protein MRLCFASNNAHKLDEIRPLLPAHIELLSLADIGCQEELPETQATLEGNALQKAQYVWEHYGVPCFADDTGLEVAALGGEPGVYSARYAGPQRSAADNVRKLLHELEGKPDRSARFRTVVALVLSDAAQHTFEGTVEGRITAVPRGAGGFGYDPVFEPADYAYTFAEMPLSEKNKLSHRARAVAKLVGFLHQQAPSA; encoded by the coding sequence ATGCGCCTCTGCTTTGCCTCCAACAACGCCCACAAGCTCGATGAGATACGGCCGCTGCTACCTGCCCACATCGAGCTGCTCAGCCTCGCCGACATCGGTTGCCAGGAGGAGCTGCCCGAAACCCAGGCCACACTCGAAGGCAACGCCCTGCAAAAAGCACAGTACGTGTGGGAGCACTACGGCGTGCCCTGCTTTGCCGACGACACCGGCCTGGAGGTAGCGGCCCTAGGTGGCGAGCCAGGCGTGTACTCGGCCCGGTACGCGGGGCCGCAGCGCTCCGCCGCCGACAACGTGCGCAAGCTGCTGCACGAGCTCGAAGGCAAGCCCGACCGCTCGGCCCGTTTCCGGACGGTGGTGGCCCTGGTGCTGTCCGATGCCGCGCAGCACACCTTCGAGGGCACCGTGGAGGGCCGCATTACGGCCGTGCCGCGCGGCGCCGGCGGCTTCGGCTACGACCCCGTGTTTGAGCCCGCCGATTACGCCTACACCTTTGCCGAAATGCCCCTGAGCGAAAAAAATAAACTCAGCCACCGGGCCCGTGCGGTTGCCAAACTAGTCGGGTTTCTGCATCAGCAGGCGCCCTCGGCCTAG
- a CDS encoding type B 50S ribosomal protein L31: MKKDIHPEYREVVFQDTSSDFKFITRSTMNSNETITMEDGKTYPVIKVEVSSKSHPFYTGKNVLLDTAGRVEKFRNRYQKK, translated from the coding sequence ATGAAAAAGGACATCCACCCCGAGTACCGCGAGGTTGTATTTCAGGACACCTCGAGCGACTTCAAATTCATCACCCGTTCGACGATGAACTCGAACGAGACCATCACGATGGAGGACGGCAAAACTTACCCCGTCATCAAGGTGGAAGTTAGCAGCAAGTCGCACCCCTTCTACACGGGTAAGAACGTACTGCTCGACACCGCTGGCCGCGTAGAGAAGTTCCGCAACCGCTACCAGAAGAAATAG
- a CDS encoding GlmU family protein: MTVLLFDDPAIRPNLLPFTFTRPVAALRCGILTIAEKWQRRLGQETVGYLTEAYLQAKYPAGDTAGPALVINGAVCPDALLVQQVQALQPGEALYDDELLVAAHLAEASQVAELIQEGFGKTHNVAEPVEVIKHPWHLFLRNGAEIRQDFALLTAGRQSQPVGDAHTIVYAPENIFIEEGVKIRAAILNAEDGPIYLGKNAQVHEGAIIKGPLALGEGAHINAGAKMRGDNTVGPHCKVGGEVGNSIFMGFSNKGHDGYVGNSVIGEWCNLGADTNTSNLKNNYAPVKIWSHAANRFVNTGQQFCGLMMGDHSKCGINTMFNTGTVVGVAANIFGAGFPRTFIPSFSWGGASGFETFRLNKVAEVAERVMARRSLPYDEVERGIMTKVFELTTKDRVWERATNLPTADDNNATIEL; the protein is encoded by the coding sequence ATGACTGTTCTGCTCTTCGACGACCCCGCCATCCGGCCTAACCTGCTGCCGTTTACCTTCACCCGCCCCGTGGCCGCTCTGCGCTGCGGCATCCTTACCATTGCCGAGAAGTGGCAGCGCCGCCTGGGGCAGGAAACCGTAGGCTACCTCACCGAGGCCTACCTGCAAGCCAAGTACCCGGCCGGCGACACCGCGGGCCCGGCCCTGGTAATCAACGGCGCCGTGTGCCCCGATGCGCTGCTGGTGCAGCAAGTGCAGGCCCTGCAGCCCGGCGAGGCCCTTTACGACGACGAGCTGCTGGTAGCCGCGCACCTGGCCGAGGCCAGCCAAGTGGCCGAGCTCATTCAGGAAGGTTTTGGCAAAACGCACAACGTAGCCGAGCCCGTGGAGGTGATTAAGCACCCGTGGCACCTGTTTTTGCGCAACGGCGCCGAAATCCGGCAGGATTTTGCCCTGCTGACTGCCGGCCGACAGTCGCAGCCCGTGGGCGATGCGCACACCATCGTGTACGCACCCGAAAACATCTTTATCGAGGAAGGCGTGAAGATCCGGGCCGCTATCCTCAACGCCGAAGACGGCCCCATCTACCTAGGGAAAAACGCGCAGGTGCACGAGGGCGCCATCATCAAGGGGCCGCTGGCCCTGGGCGAGGGCGCGCACATCAACGCCGGGGCCAAAATGCGCGGCGACAACACCGTGGGCCCGCACTGCAAGGTGGGCGGCGAGGTAGGCAACTCCATCTTCATGGGCTTCAGCAACAAAGGCCACGACGGCTACGTGGGCAACTCCGTAATCGGGGAGTGGTGCAACCTAGGGGCCGATACCAACACCTCGAACCTGAAGAACAACTACGCCCCGGTGAAAATCTGGAGCCACGCGGCCAACCGCTTCGTGAACACGGGCCAGCAGTTTTGCGGGCTCATGATGGGCGACCACAGCAAGTGCGGCATCAACACCATGTTCAACACCGGCACGGTGGTGGGCGTGGCGGCCAACATCTTCGGGGCGGGTTTTCCGCGCACGTTCATTCCGTCGTTTAGCTGGGGCGGCGCTTCGGGCTTCGAAACTTTCCGCCTTAACAAGGTGGCCGAAGTGGCCGAGCGCGTAATGGCCCGCCGCAGCCTGCCCTACGACGAGGTAGAGCGCGGCATCATGACCAAAGTGTTCGAGCTGACGACCAAAGACCGCGTGTGGGAGCGCGCCACCAACCTGCCCACCGCCGACGACAACAACGCCACCATCGAGCTGTAA
- a CDS encoding DNA polymerase III subunit yields the protein MRFADIPGLEEVKQVLRQSVERQHVAHAQLFRGAEGTGALALALAYAAFLNCENRRAADSCGECPSCRKVDKLVHPDLNFILPVTTTKAVSKDALSHRFAAEWRAFVLADGGAYLGLNDWMQHIGADNKQGSISKDEAVQLLKLVSLKAFEAQFKVVVIWLPELMHPAAANAVLKLLEEPPPATVFLLVSQQPDKLLPTIVSRVQVVPVRRFQEPEITGYLVQQYHLPEVKARQLALVSEGNLGAALAMRDSPDNDHFATFQKWMQACFKASQGKLEDMVAAADGFQKMGRENQKEFLQYALGLVRKVLLYGLDPALVPHLPASEQTFIGKFSPFVHRRNAEGLAQVLNDAHFHVERNAHPRIVFVDTSLQVADLLRVPA from the coding sequence ATGCGTTTTGCTGATATACCCGGGCTGGAGGAGGTAAAGCAGGTGCTGCGCCAATCGGTGGAGCGCCAGCACGTGGCGCACGCGCAGCTGTTTCGCGGGGCCGAGGGCACCGGTGCGCTGGCGCTGGCCTTGGCCTACGCGGCGTTTCTGAACTGCGAAAACCGCCGTGCCGCCGACTCCTGCGGCGAGTGCCCGAGCTGCCGCAAGGTGGATAAGCTCGTGCACCCCGATCTGAACTTCATCCTGCCCGTTACCACCACCAAGGCCGTCAGCAAAGACGCGCTGAGCCACCGATTTGCGGCCGAGTGGCGGGCCTTCGTGCTGGCCGATGGCGGCGCCTACCTAGGGCTGAACGACTGGATGCAGCACATCGGGGCCGACAACAAGCAGGGCAGCATCAGCAAAGACGAAGCCGTGCAACTGCTCAAGCTCGTGTCGCTGAAGGCCTTTGAGGCGCAGTTTAAGGTGGTCGTCATCTGGCTGCCCGAACTGATGCACCCGGCCGCGGCCAACGCCGTGCTGAAGCTGCTGGAGGAGCCGCCGCCCGCCACGGTGTTTCTGCTCGTGAGCCAGCAGCCCGATAAGCTATTGCCCACCATCGTGAGCCGCGTGCAGGTGGTGCCGGTGCGCCGTTTTCAGGAGCCCGAAATTACCGGCTACCTGGTGCAGCAGTACCACCTGCCCGAGGTGAAAGCGCGCCAGCTGGCCCTGGTGAGCGAAGGCAACCTAGGCGCCGCCCTGGCCATGCGCGACTCGCCCGACAACGACCACTTCGCTACGTTTCAGAAGTGGATGCAGGCCTGCTTTAAAGCCAGCCAGGGCAAGCTCGAAGACATGGTAGCCGCCGCCGACGGCTTCCAGAAAATGGGCCGCGAAAACCAGAAAGAATTCCTGCAGTACGCCCTGGGGCTGGTGCGCAAAGTGCTGCTCTATGGCCTCGACCCCGCGCTGGTGCCGCACCTGCCGGCTTCGGAGCAAACGTTTATCGGCAAATTCAGCCCGTTTGTGCACCGCCGCAACGCCGAGGGCCTGGCCCAGGTACTCAACGACGCACATTTTCACGTAGAGCGGAACGCCCACCCGCGAATTGTGTTCGTGGATACGTCGCTGCAGGTGGCCGACTTGCTGCGCGTACCGGCGTAG
- the hemC gene encoding hydroxymethylbilane synthase has product MSQRPIRIGTRGSKLALWQANHVADTLNTAGLETEIVIITTKGDVVLDRSLDKIGAKGVFTEELEESLRTGHIDIAVHSAKDVQSHIPDDLELLAFMTRERVNDVVVSFDPSFSLDRPNIVLGTSSTRRRALLKRHYPHAITAEARGNLQTRLRKLEEGQYDALVLAFAGVHRMQYDNLIVQVLPETQFIPAAGQGSVAIECAKSLDADRKATLRQLLDHPDTHTCLAAERAYLRTMEGGCSIPSFALATFTDEGTLQLHGGLISLDGQQYVEEIQSTTDPDAAAALGVAVAENVLGRGGKAILHDIRQHRESESTTF; this is encoded by the coding sequence ATGTCCCAACGTCCCATTCGCATTGGTACCCGCGGCAGCAAGCTTGCCCTGTGGCAGGCCAACCACGTGGCCGATACCCTGAATACCGCCGGCCTCGAAACCGAAATCGTCATCATCACGACCAAGGGCGACGTAGTGCTCGACCGCTCGCTCGATAAGATTGGCGCCAAAGGCGTGTTTACCGAAGAGCTGGAGGAAAGCCTGCGCACCGGCCACATTGATATTGCCGTGCACAGCGCCAAAGATGTGCAAAGCCACATTCCCGACGACTTGGAGCTGCTGGCTTTCATGACGCGTGAACGGGTAAACGACGTGGTGGTCAGCTTCGACCCGTCGTTTTCGCTCGACCGGCCCAACATCGTGCTCGGCACCAGCAGCACGCGGCGCCGCGCCCTGCTCAAGCGCCACTACCCCCACGCCATTACGGCCGAGGCCCGCGGCAACCTGCAAACCCGCCTGCGCAAGCTCGAAGAAGGCCAGTACGATGCCTTGGTACTGGCCTTTGCCGGCGTGCACCGCATGCAGTACGACAACCTGATTGTGCAGGTACTGCCCGAAACGCAGTTTATCCCGGCTGCCGGCCAGGGCTCGGTAGCCATTGAGTGCGCCAAAAGCCTCGACGCCGACCGCAAAGCAACCCTGCGCCAGCTCCTCGACCACCCCGATACGCACACATGCCTCGCTGCCGAGCGCGCTTATCTGCGCACCATGGAAGGCGGCTGCAGCATTCCGTCGTTCGCGCTGGCCACCTTCACCGACGAAGGCACCCTGCAGCTGCACGGCGGCCTCATCAGCCTCGACGGCCAGCAGTACGTGGAGGAAATCCAAAGCACCACCGACCCCGACGCGGCCGCTGCCCTAGGTGTGGCCGTAGCCGAGAACGTGCTGGGCCGTGGCGGCAAAGCCATTCTGCACGACATCCGCCAGCACCGCGAGTCGGAGTCGACGACGTTTTAA
- a CDS encoding GNAT family N-acetyltransferase: MPASGPYPPAQLRTARLVLRPFTIADAPALAELIATERPRLRRNFPRTAGAIQDEATAGVYITLRETDWHLRTAFQYGLWLPGGAGRSPQCVGYISLRDMHWTPFDVPKAELGYWLAATHEGQGLMREALPAVLQAVFGAVGLEKLFARVLPENVRSSQLLLHLGFRHSGVLRREFRCGDDGTLHDIDYYDLLRAEWHARSAETA; the protein is encoded by the coding sequence ATGCCCGCATCTGGCCCATACCCGCCCGCGCAGCTGCGCACCGCGCGCCTGGTGCTGCGCCCGTTTACCATTGCCGATGCCCCGGCTTTAGCCGAACTGATAGCCACCGAGCGCCCTAGGTTGCGGCGCAACTTTCCGCGCACGGCAGGCGCTATTCAGGACGAAGCCACGGCCGGCGTGTACATCACCCTGCGCGAAACCGACTGGCACCTGCGCACGGCGTTCCAGTACGGCTTGTGGCTGCCGGGTGGCGCCGGGCGCAGCCCGCAATGCGTGGGCTACATTAGCCTGCGCGATATGCACTGGACACCCTTTGACGTGCCGAAGGCCGAGCTAGGCTATTGGCTGGCCGCCACCCACGAAGGCCAGGGCCTGATGCGCGAAGCTTTGCCCGCGGTGCTGCAGGCGGTGTTCGGGGCAGTGGGGCTTGAAAAGCTATTCGCCCGCGTGCTGCCCGAAAACGTGCGCAGCAGCCAGTTGCTGCTGCACCTGGGGTTTCGGCACAGCGGCGTGCTGCGGCGCGAGTTCCGCTGCGGCGACGACGGCACCCTGCACGACATCGACTACTACGACTTATTGCGCGCCGAGTGGCACGCCCGCTCGGCCGAAACCGCTTAG